The following are from one region of the Staphylococcus schleiferi genome:
- a CDS encoding sodium:solute symporter produces the protein MHTIGFGFWNWAALLCYLLLMLGIGAFFTKRAGKDTNSFFTASGRLPSWVVGFSIYATTLSAITFMSTPEKSYLTDWSYIAGNVAIVAIIPLLIYFYIPFFKKLKITSAYEYLEARFNPAVRVLGSLLFVLFHLGRVAIVIYLPTLAITAVSDINPYLVASLVGVLCIVYTFLGGFEGVVWSDFIQGVILLGGALVIIIIGIVHIDGGLGTVVNEAVDKQKLISADNWKFTAASAAIPIIFLGSIFNNLQQYTASQDVVQRYQASESLKETSHSLWTNGLLAMISAPLFYGMGTVLFVFYTHHTTLPKDFNTSSIVPYFILTEMPPFVAGLMIAAIFAAAQSTISSSLNSMAACLSVDIKQRFFGKKSEEAEVRFARLATIVVGLLGMLISLYLIAANSNDVWDLFLLITGLFGVPIAGIFAVGIFTKRTHGIGVIIGIIVAVIVSYFLQGVGGAGSPFYVSIIAFITAFVTAYIASLIIPEPNKDISGLTIFDKHGAITYERKVK, from the coding sequence ATGCATACAATTGGATTTGGATTTTGGAACTGGGCGGCATTACTTTGCTATTTATTGTTAATGTTAGGTATTGGCGCTTTCTTTACTAAGCGAGCGGGTAAAGATACAAATAGCTTTTTCACCGCAAGTGGTCGACTGCCTTCTTGGGTCGTAGGATTCTCTATTTATGCGACAACACTGAGTGCCATTACTTTTATGTCTACACCGGAAAAATCTTATTTAACTGATTGGTCTTATATTGCAGGTAATGTGGCTATCGTTGCAATTATTCCATTGTTAATCTATTTCTACATTCCTTTTTTCAAAAAGTTAAAGATTACGTCTGCTTATGAATATTTAGAAGCACGGTTTAATCCAGCGGTTCGTGTTTTAGGTTCTTTATTATTTGTACTTTTCCATTTAGGACGTGTCGCAATCGTTATCTATTTACCTACACTCGCCATTACAGCTGTATCCGATATTAATCCATATCTCGTTGCGAGTTTAGTCGGTGTGCTTTGTATTGTCTATACATTTTTAGGCGGTTTTGAAGGCGTCGTCTGGAGTGATTTTATTCAAGGTGTGATTTTACTAGGTGGCGCACTGGTTATTATTATTATCGGTATCGTTCATATTGATGGTGGTTTAGGCACTGTAGTCAATGAAGCTGTTGACAAGCAAAAACTCATTAGCGCAGACAATTGGAAATTCACCGCCGCATCAGCAGCCATTCCAATCATCTTTTTAGGAAGTATTTTTAATAATTTACAACAATATACAGCAAGTCAAGACGTTGTACAACGTTATCAGGCCTCTGAGTCACTTAAAGAAACTTCACATTCTTTATGGACAAATGGTCTTCTAGCAATGATCTCAGCACCGTTATTCTATGGCATGGGGACTGTCTTATTTGTTTTTTATACGCATCATACGACACTCCCAAAAGATTTTAATACCTCTTCCATTGTGCCTTATTTTATCTTAACTGAAATGCCACCTTTTGTAGCTGGATTAATGATTGCTGCGATTTTCGCTGCTGCACAATCAACGATTTCATCGAGCTTAAATTCTATGGCGGCTTGTTTATCTGTTGATATTAAACAACGCTTCTTTGGTAAAAAAAGCGAGGAAGCTGAAGTACGTTTTGCACGTCTTGCCACTATTGTCGTCGGTCTGCTTGGCATGTTGATTTCTTTATACCTTATTGCCGCAAATTCTAATGATGTATGGGATTTATTCTTATTAATTACTGGTCTTTTTGGGGTACCAATTGCTGGAATTTTTGCAGTGGGTATTTTCACTAAACGTACACATGGCATTGGTGTCATTATTGGCATCATCGTCGCTGTCATTGTCAGCTACTTCTTACAAGGTGTTGGCGGTGCAGGTTCCCCATTTTATGTATCGATTATTGCTTTTATTACAGCCTTTGTGACAGCTTATATCGCTAGTCTCATTATTCCTGAGCCAAACAAAGACATCTCTGGTCTCACGATTTTCGATAAACACGGCGCAATCACATATGAAAGAAAAGTAAAATAA
- a CDS encoding N-acetylneuraminate lyase, with amino-acid sequence MEDHLKGLYAALLVPFNEKGEIKEAGLRQIVRNAIDTQKLDGLYVNGSSGENFLMNTAQKKEVFRIAKDEAKDAIRLIAQIGALDLNEAIELGQYATELGYDALSAVTPFYYPFTFEEIRDYYFKIIEATGNKMIVYSIPGLTGVNISIQQFEELFQNDHIIGVKYTAPDFFLLERLRKAFPDKLIYSGFDEMLVQAAISGVDGAIGSTFNVNGIRARQIFEHAQQGQIESAYQIQHETNDIIETVLKLGLYPTLKAILAEKGLDTGVPKAPFHPFNEANRETLQQLIQRYQL; translated from the coding sequence ATGGAGGATCATCTCAAAGGCTTATACGCAGCTTTACTTGTTCCATTTAATGAAAAAGGCGAAATCAAAGAAGCGGGTTTACGTCAGATTGTACGAAATGCGATTGATACGCAAAAACTTGATGGTTTGTATGTCAATGGTAGCTCAGGGGAAAATTTCTTGATGAACACAGCTCAAAAGAAAGAAGTTTTTCGCATCGCTAAAGACGAAGCCAAAGATGCCATTCGGCTAATCGCTCAAATCGGTGCACTTGATTTAAACGAAGCCATTGAATTAGGGCAATATGCGACAGAACTTGGTTATGACGCATTATCCGCAGTTACGCCTTTTTACTACCCTTTTACATTCGAAGAAATTCGAGATTATTACTTCAAAATTATTGAAGCAACAGGCAACAAAATGATTGTTTACTCTATTCCAGGACTTACAGGGGTCAATATCTCAATACAACAATTTGAAGAATTATTCCAAAACGACCATATCATTGGCGTGAAATATACTGCACCTGACTTTTTCTTACTTGAACGTTTAAGAAAAGCATTTCCTGATAAATTGATTTATTCTGGCTTTGATGAAATGCTTGTCCAAGCAGCCATTTCAGGCGTAGATGGGGCAATTGGTTCGACTTTCAATGTCAATGGCATACGTGCACGTCAAATTTTTGAACATGCACAACAAGGACAGATCGAAAGCGCCTATCAAATTCAGCATGAAACGAATGACATTATCGAAACTGTCTTAAAATTAGGTCTTTATCCAACGCTTAAAGCCATTTTAGCTGAGAAAGGCTTGGATACAGGTGTACCAAAAGCACCTTTCCATCCATTTAATGAAGCCAATCGTGAAACACTTCAACAATTGATTCAACGTTATCAACTTTAA